A DNA window from Naumovozyma dairenensis CBS 421 chromosome 7, complete genome contains the following coding sequences:
- the MSH4 gene encoding MutS family protein MSH4 (similar to Saccharomyces cerevisiae MSH4 (YFL003C); ancestral locus Anc_8.73) → MDSSDLSTFVSAHYFSTSKESRSTKSSGIATSAHLQQFSIQRQQQSRLSPKRSLPWIDRSFVKSKKPSTCNRQPYFSIVQSHPNSLLPTCYSSNAQSYSTGTTTRTVTRTSGPERILCCLYEIPKEVETRVGLCFLNYSTGKMILSDFMDSQIFIRTVHKIQIHQPTELLLPSSSLSPNVSKLATILKFNISETVKISEASSKFFDPHEGLAAISKYAIKDKDDTEEHVRIVEELIDKTFALSATAASIKYTDELVNKSSNTLSKFKNLRISYEGTENTMLIDPKTSTGLELVENKIDKNGLSFWKFLNTTSTKMGARSLRNNILQPLTDKSSILMRLDVIKELQKDKDFLISIRREMKLYQDLDKLFSKLLSVNHAAIKPEQKINYILLLKDSISITLTLKKLLEEVNLESQLLQEAKKIFNNTSILEIENDINEYINEDSVWASSCLELKNQQSYAVKGGANGLLGVSRQLYRSSVDSITDEIEELSKKYDLPIDYNFDSFRGFYLKIKKQAFPELNEVPNIFINVVSKKNFIECTTMDILKENAKLKEIISEISMLSEQAIHELLDKIAKNISVLFMISEAVSILDLLCCFAHNSLKHNYCIPKFSSNLILKEARHPILETQTKNFVPNDITNTKNTSSVQIITGCNGSGKSVYLRQIALLSIMAQMGSPVPATGACFPIFSKLHARVCNDPMEMSSSTFSFEMKEMAYFLDDMDDTTLLILDELGRGSSIGDGFSISLAITEYLIQKKSNVFLSTHFKDIPAILTSKPNVVHLHMQSQLQWDNSMKMLYHVGNEVDDIENIGIKLVSKYFDPDIVTKAYAFSSVLKAAEEKATNGSLLGEEKEKEKSGLTS, encoded by the coding sequence ATGGATTCATCTGATTTATCAACATTTGTATCTGCTCATTACTTTTCCACGTCAAAGGAATCAAGATCTACTAAATCTTCTGGTATAGCAACTTCTGCTCATCTCCAGCAATTCTCAATACAacgacaacaacaatctcGGTTGTCACCGAAAAGATCTTTACCATGGATAGACCGTTCGTTTGTGAAATCTAAAAAACCATCTACATGCAACAGACAACCATATTTTTCGATCGTTCAATCTCATCCAAATTCTCTCCTACCAACTTGCTATTCGAGTAATGCACAATCTTACTCAACAGGGACTACAACCAGAACTGTGACTAGGACATCAGGTCCAGAGAGGATCTTATGCTGCCTGTATGAGATTCCAAAAGAAGTAGAAACAAGAGTAGGCCTATGCTTTCTAAATTATAGCACGGgaaaaatgatattatcAGATTTTATGGACTCTcaaatcttcatcagaaCAGTCcataaaattcaaatccatCAACCTACGGAATTACTATTACCCAGTTCATCTTTATCACCAAACGTTTCGAAACTGGCAACTATActaaaattcaatatttcgGAAACTGTAAAAATTAGTGAAGCATCTTCAAAATTCTTTGATCCTCACGAGGGATTAGCTGCCATATCTAAATATGCAATCAAGGATAAAGATGACACCGAGGAACATGTACGAATAGTAGAggaattgattgataaaACATTCGCATTAAGCGCAACCGCCGCCTCCATCAAATACACCGATGAACttgttaataaatcatctaaTACACTTTCCAAATTTAAGAATCTTAGAATCAGCTACGAGGGAACAGAAAATACAATGCTTATCGATCCTAAGACAAGTACTGGACTGGAACTtgtagaaaataaaattgataaaaatggCTTATCCTTCTGGAAGTTCTTGAATACTACATCTACAAAGATGGGAGCAAGAtcattaagaaataatattctacAGCCATTAACCGACAAATCTAGTATATTAATGAGACTAGATgtaattaaagaattacaaaaggataaagatttcttaatatctATTCGACGTGAAATGAAGTTGTATCAAGACttagataaattattttcgAAATTACTTTCTGTTAATCATGCAGCCATCAAACCAGAGCAAAAgattaattatattttgctTTTAAAGGATTCAATATCTATAACACtaactttgaaaaaactATTAGAGGAAGTAAATCTAGAAAGTCAATTATTGCAAGAAGCAAAGAAGATTTTCAACAATACCTCAATTTTAGAAatagaaaatgatatcaaCGAATATATCAATGAGGATAGTGTATGGGCATCATCGTGTCTCGAATTGAAGAATCAACAAAGTTATGCTGTCAAAGGAGGAGCGAATGGGTTATTGGGGGTATCAAGGCAATTATATAGAAGTTCAGTGGATTCAATCACCGATGAAATAGaagaattatcaaaaaaatatgacCTACCCATAGACtataattttgattcattTCGTGGCTTTTATCTTAAAATAAAGAAGCAAGCTTTCCCTGAGTTGAATGAGGTaccaaatatttttattaatgtGGTTTCGAAAAAGAACTTCATAGAATGCACAACCATGgatatattaaaagaaaacgCCAAACtgaaagaaattatatCAGAGATTTCAATGCTTAGTGAACAAGCCATACACGAACTATTAGATAAGATTGcgaaaaatatttcagtATTGTTCATGATTTCAGAGGCTGTTTCTATCCTTGACCTTTTATGCTGCTTCGCTCATAATAGCTTAAAGCATAACTATTGCATACCTAAATTTTCCAGCAATCTTATCTTAAAAGAAGCAAGACATCCAATATTGGAAACGCAAACTAAAAATTTTGTTCCAAACGATATTACCAACACTAAGAATACCTCTTCAGTTCAGATAATCACTGGCTGTAACGGGAGTGGGAAATCTGTATATTTAAGACAAATTGCATTGCTTTCTATAATGGCACAAATGGGTTCACCTGTTCCTGCCACAGGGGCATGTTTCCccatattttccaaattacATGCCAGGGTTTGTAATGACCCAATGGAAATGAGCTCGTCAACGTTTTCATTCgaaatgaaagaaatggCCTATTTCCTAGATGATATGGATGATACAACATTACTTATCTTAGATGAATTGGGGAGAGGTTCAAGTATAGGTGATggattttcaatatctttggCAATAACTGAGTATCTTATACAGAAAAAAAGTAACGTATTCCTGTCAACTCATTTCAAGGATATTCCTGCCATTCTAACATCAAAGCCAAATGTTGTACATTTACATATGCAAAGTCAATTACAGTGGGATAATTCCATGAAAATGCTATATCATGTTGGCAACGAagttgatgatattgaaaatattggtATTAAATTAGtttctaaatattttgacCCTGACATTGTCACTAAGGCATATGCATTTTCCTCTGTTTTGAAAGCTGCCGAAGAAAAGGCAACAAATGGTTCATTATTAGGtgaagagaaagaaaaggaaaaaagcGGATTGACCAGCTGA
- the NDAI0G03390 gene encoding uncharacterized protein produces MSSVTTDQRELEEPNTLLPEVITTGFVLDEEEEDEIKNVENPYLKMFGQTPAIDALRNSERTKNFNTYEYAEFYCPELFGFKSLKPFRNYKGLVKETKDDDNRNDSYKESGKSFSRSTGMEKYVYGEDPIKFVQQFLREYQKRNILESKSTIYTTFRSLLPVKINCYVCCFRW; encoded by the coding sequence ATGTCTAGCGTTACTACCGATCAAAGGGAATTGGAAGAGCCAAATACACTACTTCCAGAAGTAATTACAACAGGATTTGTCTtagacgaagaagaagaggatgaAATCAAGAATGTGGAGAATCCTTACTTAAAGATGTTTGGGCAAACTCCGGCAATTGATGCATTAAGAAACTCCGAAAGAAccaaaaatttcaatacatACGAATACGCGGAATTTTATTGTCCTGAATTATTCGGTTTCAAAAGTCTAAAGCCATTTAGAAATTATAAAGGCTTAGTCAAGGAGACCAAGGACGATGACAATAGAAACGACAGTTATAAAGAATCAGGGAAATCCTTTAGTAGAAGCACAGGAATGgaaaaatatgtttatGGTGAAGATCCAATTAAATTTGTACAGCAATTTTTGCGTGAATAccagaaaagaaatattctaGAAAGTAAATCTACTATTTATACCACCTTTAGAAGTCTGTTACCAGTCAAAATTAACTGCTATGTGTGCTGCTTCAGATGGTAA
- the VTC2 gene encoding vacuolar transporter chaperone (similar to Saccharomyces cerevisiae VTC2 (YFL004W) and VTC3 (YPL019C); ancestral locus Anc_8.71), with protein MLFGVKLANDIYPAWKDSYIDYERLKKLLKENDIIKDPPSCNNNKNDSDLWNDKDEANFVEALDHELEKVYTFQMNKYDTLMEKLNHLEKQTSNEDALKTLDFQAFQHVLEDILSESQELDSFNRLNYTGFMKIIKKHDKLHSGYPSVRSLLEVRLKELPFHSEEYSPLLYRISFLYNILRSNFGTVSQSLASTSKLSSATGDHEMSFKRFKFWIHPDNLMEVKTRILRHLPVLVYASALTENNDILNRFDTDLIDTDGNNNIPSSNSSVTNSDTENELARKSYDPIITNLYFDNEFFELYNNKLLKTSTAPTLRLRWTGKLIDKPDIFLEKRMSIENPKTGNIDLDETRLKLKQKFINGFIFNGDKHYKANVLRKLKDSGIDETDLNKMSSDFDAIQTFIMQEELQPVLRTTYTRTAFQIPGDDRLRMTIDSDILYIREDSFDKSRPIRDPHNWHRTDLDSAAPIQTKHLRTGEYSKFPFSVMEIKIKNAAPSKDSDKGSSMSTAKLPIKHGQWIYDLTNSHLVKEVPKFSSYVQGVASLFGEDDKLDILPFWLPELENDIRIDPKQAYEEEQLKLRKQKETQARIDGLRRLSKVDNSSQPSEVSIQRRSASPAQAEEEDTRPEADLEDHESSDEEDNNNVQRQRRKKDKRKTKTGQTFFKILAGRDSKLTGVDSEDEEIHLPPGVKKPTSFLKNAGPLKIEAKVWLANERTFNRWLKVTTLLSILTFSIYNSVKKSSFPQLADMMAYIYFALTLFCGIWAYSTYINRLKIIKERSGKHLDAPLGPLVLAVILAFTLIVNFGVAFREEAKNQILRNQQLSVQSDPPVQLSETLTKIQNFIFYLVGATTN; from the coding sequence ATGTTGTTTGGTGTGAAGTTAGCAAATGATATATATCCTGCATGGAAGGACTCATATATTGACTATGaaagattaaagaaattattaaaggaGAATGACATCATAAAGGACCCACCTTCCTGcaataataacaagaaCGATTCAGATCTTTGgaatgataaagatgaagcTAATTTTGTGGAAGCTTTAGATCACGAATTGGAGAAAGTTTATACTTtccaaatgaataaatatgaTACTTTAATGgagaaattgaatcatttaGAAAAGCAAACCTCAAATGAAGATGCATTGAAAACTTTAGATTTTCAAGCTTTCCAGCATGTCTTGGAGGATATATTAAGTGAATCTCAAGAATTGGATAGTTTTAATAGACTAAATTATACAGGATTcatgaaaataattaaaaaacATGATAAATTGCACTCTGGTTACCCATCAGTAagatcattattagaagtTAGATTAAAGGAATTGCCTTTCCATTCAGAAGAATACTCGCCATTGTTATATCGAATTTCATTCCTTTATAATATTCTAAGAAGTAATTTTGGGACTGTGTCTCAGTCTTTGGCTAGTACTTCAAAACTATCAAGTGCCACAGGTGATCATGAAATGAGCTTTaaaagattcaaattttggATACATCCAGATAATTTGATGGAAGtgaaaacaagaatattAAGACATTTACCAGTACTTGTTTATGCTTCAGCTCTCAcggaaaataatgatattttgaatagaTTCGACACTGATCTAATTGATACAGATGGTAACAACAATATACCATCATCAAACTCAAGTGTGACTAATAGTGACactgaaaatgaattggcACGTAAATCTTATGATCCTATTATTACAAATCTTTATTTCGATAATGAATTCTTcgaattatataataacaaattGTTGAAGACCAGCACTGCTCCTACCTTAAGATTAAGATGGACAGGGAAATTAATTGACAAACCTGATATTTTCTTGGAGAAAAGAATGTCGATTGAAAATCCAAAGACAGGTAACATCGATTTAGATGAAACAagattgaaattgaaacaaaagttcattaatggatttattttcaatggtGATAAACATTACAAAGCAAATGTATTgagaaaattgaaagatagTGGGATCGATGAAACCGATCTAAATAAAATGAGTTCTGATTTTGATGCTATTCAAACCTTCATTATGCAAGAAGAATTACAGCCTGTGTTAAGAACAACCTACACAAGAACAGCTTTCCAAATTCCTGGGGATGATAGACTTAGAATGACTATTGATTCCGATATCCTGTATATCAGAGAAGATTCATTCGATAAGAGTAGACCAATTAGAGATCCACATAATTGGCATAGGACTGATCTTGATTCTGCTGCACCAATACAAACCAAGCATTTAAGAACCGGTgaatattccaaattcCCATTTTCAGTTATggaaatcaaaattaaaaatgcAGCTCCCTCAAAAGATTCAGATAAAGGTTCATCTATGTCTACAGCAAAATTACCCATCAAACATGGGCAATGGATTTATGATTTAACTAATTCTCATTTGGTTAAAGAAGTCccaaaattttcatcatatGTTCAAGGTGTTGCATCATTATTCGGGGAAGACGATAAATTGGATATCTTACCTTTCTGGCTACCAGAACTAGAAAACGATATTAGAATTGATCCAAAACAAGCTTATGAAGAGgaacaattaaaattaagaaaacaaaaggAAACGCAAGCAAGGATAGACGGCTTGAGAAGATTATCAAAAGTTGATAATTCTTCACAGCCATCTGAAGTTAGTATTCAAAGACGATCAGCGTCGCCAGCTCAGGCTGAGGAAGAAGATACAAGACCCGAAGCAGATTTAGAAGATCATGAATcttctgatgaagaagataataataatgtccAGAggcaaagaagaaagaaagataaGAGAAAAACTAAAACAGGCCAaactttcttcaaaattttgGCAGGCCGTGACTCAAAATTAACTGGAGTTGATTCTGAAGATGAGGAAATACATTTACCTCCCGGTGTTAAAAAACCAACGAGTTTTCTGAAAAATGCAGGACCATTGAAGATTGAAGCAAAGGTTTGGTTAGCCAATGAACGTACTTTTAATAGATGGTTGAAAGTCACTACTTTATTAAGTATCTTGACGTTTTCCATTTATAATTCTGTTAAAAAATCATCTTTCCCTCAATTAGCAGACATGATGgcctatatatattttgcGCTAACTTTATTCTGTGGTATATGGGCATACTCCACATACATAAATCGTTTGAAAATCATTAAGGAAAGAAGCGGTAAACATTTGGATGCTCCATTAGGCCCATTGGTTTTGGCTGTTATACTGGCATTCACGTTGATAGTTAATTTTGGTGTTGCTTTTAGAGAAGAAGCTAAGAATCAAATACTAAGAAACCAACAATTATCTGTCCAATCAGATCCTCCAGTACAACTTTCTGAAACATTAaccaaaattcaaaatttcatatTCTATCTTGTAGGTGCAACTACGAATTAA
- the NDAI0G03370 gene encoding uncharacterized protein: MANTSKEQMQVMVDQGVVEEVNGYCNYVSPGFFIRKRDTEELRLVINYRTANQYVIGMESQLPSIYDSIVTLPDSVFTVLDITSAFYTVKLDKLSQDFLCFKVGNQTYRPLRAPMGYKNSAQLFAAFINHILPSSLKPHLTIYVDDLLIIGKPNTIVSLTREVIQHLGGYGIRFSAKKIQFNQRSIEYLGYKIVPGGIKPLERHIEAIVNLPPPQTVRDVRSLIGMANVIRNWIPNISESLKHMYQTIKDYGDKGKKGRISISEELILEYQNFKETLQRLPTIGRFIPGYPILIFTDASRYSTGAVVIQLSDKADSRKPIQIIIDEIKERNGKVQGKILGFSSHKLTPAEQNYSVYDLELLAIDKVLEQYEQWLIGSPVTVITDHANLSRLTTKVRLTPRISRTMEFLMQFDVRIGFMEGDSNTMADGLSRYPIHKSSEPSKIEVELFRRSKLRPEILEPSIPYEDTEIPNQVKRLFITTAKINESDNVFLRVPEMTLEIVEKYQEDQIHDITGLPITLHDKLKEAVSNIKVNSKLHFLTIQGDKLLTKEHKWWIPQEQYEIILWIIWNTHINNDMHRGIQETLRCIRKRYNFDDLYKLTQVVVNSCKICQSNKPTNFSISNYRYIPTPSRPHMIMSADHITDLDTSKDGYNEILVIVDLFTRYTYLIAAKKQDTAEETFQRLEEKLCLHGGLPITMLTDNGTKFKGEFNKNLSWRGINHWNTSIYRAKSNGANERMNGIIKQCLRTHGALMRPHWPQHLSATEFFINSRTHSATRRSPNELKFGYEPEWIDTNKRLEMLNTDTRIQVMSDEEWYNYIQEKVKPIQALLVKSKDRNKQKITKTGKPVVLQSR, translated from the coding sequence ATGGCTAACACAAGCAAAGAACAAATGCAGGTTATGGTCGATCAAGGTGTAGTAGAAGAAGTTAATGGTTATTGTAACTACGTCAGTCCAGGTTTTTTCATCAGGAAAAGAGATACTGAAGAACTCAGATTGGTAATAAACTACAGAACAGCTAATCAATATGTCATTGGAATGGAATCACAACTACCAAGTATTTACGATTCAATAGTCACTTTGCCTGACTCGGTTTTTACGGTGTTAGACATTACATCAGCCTTTTATACTGTTAAGTTGGATAAATTGTCCCAAGATTTCCTTTGCTTCAAAGTTGGGAATCAGACTTATAGACCTCTTAGAGCTCCTATGGGCTATAAGAATTCTGCTCAATTGTTTGCCGCTTTCATAAACCATATTTTACCCTCCTCATTGAAACCACATCTTACTATTTATGTGGACGATTTGTTAATCATTGGTAAACCGAACACAATTGTGTCTTTGACACGTGAGGTGATCCAACACCTAGGGGGATATGGAATTAGGTTTTCTGCTAAAAAGATTCAATTTAATCAAAGGTCTATAGAATACCTAGGTTATAAAATAGTCCCAGGTGGAATAAAACCTCTTGAAAGGCACATTGAAGCTATTGTCAACCTACCGCCACCTCAAACAGTCAGGGATGTAAGAAGTTTAATAGGAATGGCAAATGTTATTAGGAATTGGATACCAAATATCAGCGAATCGTTGAAACATATGTATCAAACTATTAAAGATTATGGTgacaaaggaaaaaaggGCAGAATATCGATAAGTGAAGAATTGATATTGGAGTACCAAAATTTCAAGGAAACATTACAAAGACTACCAACAATTGGTCGGTTTATTCCAGGTTACCCAATTTTGATCTTCACCGATGCTTCCCGATATTCTACTGGTGCAGTTGTGATCCAACTAAGTGACAAAGCTGATAGTAGAAAACCAATCCAGATAATCATAGACGAAATTAAAGAGAGAAATGGTAAAGTTCAAGGGAAAATATTAGGCTTTTCGAGTCATAAGTTAACACCTGCAGAACAAAATTACTCCGTTTATGATCTAGAGCTATTAGCTATTGATAAAGTATTGGAACAGTATGAACAGTGGTTGATTGGTTCCCCAGTTACGGTAATTACAGATCATGCTAACTTAAGTAGATTAACAACTAAAGTTAGGCTGACTCCCAGAATTAGTCGAACCATGGAATTCCTGATGCAATTTGATGTAAGAATAGGGTTTATGGAAGGAGACAGCAATACAATGGCTGACGGACTCTCAAGATATCCCATACACAAATCATCAGAGCCATCCAAAATAGAAGTAGAATTATTCAGAAGGAGCAAATTAAGACCAGAAATACTGGAACCATCAATTCCGTACGAAGATACTGAAATTCCAAATCAAGTTAAACGTTTGTTTATAACTACAGctaaaatcaatgaaagTGATAATGTATTTTTGAGAGTACCAGAAATGACACTAGAAATTGTGGAGAAATATCAAGAGGATCAAATACATGATATTACTGGACTGCCAATTACATTACATGACAAATTAAAGGAAGCTGTGAGTAACATCAAGGTAAATTCGAAACTCCATTTTTTAACAATACAAGGTGATAAACTGCTAACTAAAGAGCATAAATGGTGGATTCCACAAGAACAATACGAAATAATATTGTGGATTATATGGAACACACACATTAACAATGATATGCATCGTGGTATACAGGAAACACTTCGATGTATTAGGAAACGATACAACTTTGATGATCTCTATAAACTTACTCAGGTGGTTGTCAACTCTTGTAAAATCTGTCAATCGAATAAACCAACAAATTTTTCGATCTCAAACTACCGATATATCCCTACTCCTAGCCGACCACATATGATTATGAGTGCAGACCACATTACCGATCTCGATACTTCCAAAGATGGATATAACGAAATATTAGTGATAGTGGATCTTTTTACTCGATATACATACTTAATCGCTGCGAAGAAACAGGATACGGCAGAAGAGACATTTCAGAGATTAGAAGAGAAACTTTGTTTACATGGCGGTTTACCCATCACGATGCTAACCGACAACGGAACAAAATTCAAAGGTgaattcaacaaaaatttGTCTTGGCGTGGAATAAATCATTGGAATACTTCTATTTACAGAGCAAAGTCAAACGGTGCTAACGAACGTATGAATGGTATTATTAAACAATGTCTAAGAACTCATGGAGCATTAATGCGTCCACATTGGCCTCAACATCTATCAGCTActgaatttttcattaatagtAGGACACACTCGGCAACACGTCGATCTCCAAATGAGTTGAAATTTGGCTATGAACCTGAATGGATAGATACAAATAAACGTCTGGAAATGCTTAATACTGATACCAGAATACAAGTCATGtcagatgaagaatggTATAATTATATCCAAGAAAAGGTAAAACCAATTCAAGCCCTATTAGTAAAAAGTAAAGATAGAAATAAACAGAAGATTACCAAAACAGGGAAACCAGTAGTATTACAAAGTAGGTGA
- the SEC4 gene encoding Rab family GTPase SEC4 (similar to Saccharomyces cerevisiae SEC4 (YFL005W); ancestral locus Anc_8.70), whose amino-acid sequence MSASANGKGYDSIMKILLIGDSGVGKSCLLVRFVEDKFNPSFITTIGIDFKIKTVDINGKKVKLQLWDTAGQERFRTITTAYYRGAMGIILVYDVTDERTFSNIKQWFKTVNEHANDEAQLLLVGNKSDMDTRVVTYEQGESLAKELGLPFVESSAKNDDNVNEIFFTLAKLIQEKIDANKLSAAGSGKDGSVSINGSNSGSKSSCC is encoded by the coding sequence ATGAGTGCATCAGCAAATGGGAAAGGTTACGACTCTATCATGAAGATCCTATTAATTGGTGATTCTGGTGTTGGTAAGTCCTGTTTATTAGTCCGTTTTGTAGAAGACAAATTTAATCCTTCGTTTATTACCACCATTGGTATTGATTTCAAGATTAAAACTGTAGATATTAATGGTAAAAAAGTTAAATTACAATTATGGGATACCGCAGGACAAGAAAGATTTAGAACCATTACTACTGCCTATTATAGAGGTGCTATGGGAATTATTCTTGTATATGATGTTACAGATGAAAGAACTTTCTCAAATATTAAACAATGGTTTAAGACTGTAAACGAACATGCTAATGATGAGGCACAATTGTTACTTGTAGGTAATAAAAGTGATATGGATACAAGAGTGGTCACTTATGAACAAGGTGAATCTTTGGCTAAGGAATTGGGATTACCATTTGTAGAATCCAGTGCAaagaatgatgataatgtcaatgaaatattctttACTTTAGCTAAATTAATTCAAGAGAAGATTGATGCTAACAAATTATCTGCTGCCGGTAGTGGGAAAGATGGTAGTGTCAGTATCAATGGCAGTAATTCTGGATCAAAGTCAAGCTGTTGTTAG
- the NDAI0G03380 gene encoding retropepsin-like aspartic protease, which yields MYTVSNKRNYNLNNTTVYSQDLSTTNQTIYHIRARHQWKTLPMATIWIDKRQVQALLDSGSEINLIQEDVAKMLEHQKNVSRINNNNPVKIECGGKISMSEYLLLGSCFKLKERSYTASFHVVNISTNVPKMILGIPWLREHGIILNFEQNAYSIMDQGGKIIDQVNNDTGYKSNFQQVTDNSSYLTQEHANSNLEDEGHDKVDNSEITLPPELSDLAIYFAKPDYKRKIKGIRL from the coding sequence ATGTATACAGTAAgtaataaaagaaattacaaTTTGAACAATACTACAGTATATAGTCAGGATCTATCCACAACCAACCAGACGATTTATCATATCAGAGCAAGACACCAATGGAAAACCCTACCTATGGCTACCATTTGGATAGATAAACGTCAAGTACAAGCACTTTTGGACAGTGGTAGtgaaattaatttgatACAAGAGGATGTAGCCAAGATGTTGGAGCACCAGAAGAATGTATCAAGAattaacaacaacaacccAGTTAAGATCGAGTGTGGAGGAAAAATTAGTATGAGTGAATATCTATTATTAGGATCATGTTTTAAACTAAAGGAAAGATCGTATACAGCTTCGTTCCATGTAGTCAATATTTCAACCAATGTACcaaaaatgatattagGTATACCATGGTTACGTGAACATGGAATTATTCTAAATTTCGAACAAAATGCCTACAGTATTATGGATCAGGGAGGGAAGATCATAGACCAGGTAAATAATGATACCGGCTATAAGTCAAACTTTCAACAGGTAACAGATAACTCATCATATTTAACTCAAGAACATGCAAACTCTAACCTAGAGGACGAAGGACACGACAAAGTAGACAATTCGGAAATAACACTGCCACCTGAATTATCAGATCTAGCTATTTACTTTGCTAAACCAGACtataaaaggaaaattaaAGGAATCCGACTTTAA